The Euzebyales bacterium genome includes the window TGCCGGTACGCGTCCCACGTGCGCGGTTGCAGCCTTAGTCGCTGCCGCGCTATCCACTGGTCGAGATATTCGCCGACGTCCATCGCCTGGCACCATCGCTGACGACGCCGCGCGTCGCATTTCCACACGACCTGATCCTGTGGACAGCGCGGGAGGCCTGCCCAGACCTGTCAGCTCGTCCCCGCTGCTCGGAACCACTCGTCGATGCCGTCAAGCGTACGTGTCTTCGACGCCAGCCAGTCGGTGATGAACGCGTACGCGTCAGCGTCGGGGAGCATCAGGACATGACCGTTCAATCGGAGGAAGACGTCCGCAGCCGCAAACGCGACCCGCTTGTTTCCGTCATCGAATGGGTGGTTGAGGATCAGGCTCTCGAACAGTGCGGCAGCCTCGTGTACCACGTCGCGGTAGTAGCCGGTCTGCGGTCGGAACAGGGCGGCCTCCAACGCGCCGGGATCCCGGATGCCAGCCGAACCTCCGAACTCGT containing:
- a CDS encoding type II toxin-antitoxin system death-on-curing family toxin translates to EFGGSAGIRDPGALEAALFRPQTGYYRDVVHEAAALFESLILNHPFDDGNKRVAFAAADVFLRLNGHVLMLPDADAYAFITDWLASKTRTLDGIDEWFRAAGTS